A single region of the Sorghum bicolor cultivar BTx623 chromosome 9, Sorghum_bicolor_NCBIv3, whole genome shotgun sequence genome encodes:
- the LOC8065905 gene encoding zinc finger CCCH domain-containing protein 35, which translates to MMMMGEGAYAPPWQQSPAASMDADEAASPYALLAALQHYLPSNEVSAAAAPYDEDDEEAALAAGVDAYACDEFRMYEFKVRRCSRGRSHDWTDCPYAHPGEKARRRDPRRYHYSGAACPDFRKGGCKRGDACEYAHGVFECWLHPSRYRTQPCKDGTGCRRRVCFFAHTPDQLRVLPQQQQSSPRGASAASPLAESYDGSPLRRQAFESYLTKSGMIMSSSPTSTLVSPPRSPPSESSPPMSPDALRRGSWPGVGSPVNEVLASLRQLRLGAGGGSPRSAPSSGSSFLAGGSGGGYPFGSPKSPAAGLYSLPSTPTCRPSPVTVTTASGATIMTVDRLNLGLIGDEEEPVMERVESGRALREKVFERLSKEATVPNDTAASANVEGAAPDVGWVSDLIN; encoded by the coding sequence ATGATGATGATGGGAGAGGGAGCTTACGCGCCGCCGTGGCAGCAGTCACCGGCGGCCAGCATGGACGCGGATGAGGCGGCGTCGCCGTACGCCCTCCTGGCGGCGCTGCAGCATTACCTGCCGTCCAACGAggtgtcggcggcggcggcgccgtacgacgaggacgacgaggaggcggcCCTGGCGGCCGGGGTGGACGCGTACGCCTGCGACGAGTTCCGGATGTACGAGTTCAAGGTGCGGCGGTGCTCCCGCGGGCGGAGCCACGACTGGACGGACTGCCCCTACGCGCACCCGGGGGAGAAAGCCCGGCGCCGCGACCCGCGGCGGTACCACTACTCCGGCGCGGCGTGCCCGGACTTCCGCAAGGGCGGGTGCAAGCGCGGCGACGCGTGCGAGTACGCGCACGGGGTGTTCGAGTGCTGGCTCCACCCGTCCCGCTACCGCACGCAGCCCTGCAAGGACGGCAccggctgccgccgccgcgtctGCTTCTTCGCGCACACGCCGGACCAGCTCCGCGTcctgccgcagcagcagcagtccaGCCCGAGGGGCGCGTCGGCGGCGTCGCCGCTGGCCGAGTCGTACGACGGCTCGCCGCTCCGACGGCAGGCGTTCGAGAGCTACCTCACCAAGAGCGGCATGATCATGTCGTCGTCGCCGACCAGCACGCTCGTCTCGCCGCCGAGGTCGCCGCCGTCGGAGTCGTCCCCGCCAATGTCGCCGGACGCTCTCCGCCGCGGGTCGTGGCCGGGCGTCGGCTCGCCCGTCAACGAGGTGCTCGCCTCGCTGCGCCAGCTCCGCCTCGGCGCGGGCGGAGGCTCGCCGAGGTCAGCCCCATCCAGCGGGTCGTCGTTCTTggccggcggcagcggcggcggctacCCGTTCGGGTCCCCAAAGTCACCGGCGGCTGGGCTGTACAGTCTCCCGTCCACGCCGACCTGTAGGCCGTCCCCGGTGACGGTGACCACCGCCTCCGGCGCCACCATCATGACCGTGGACCGCCTCAACCTCGGACTCATCGGCGACGAGGAAGAGCCGGTCATGGAGAGGGTCGAGTCCGGCAGAGCCCTCCGCGAGAAGGTGTTCGAGCGGCTCAGCAAAGAAGCCACCGTGCCCAACGACACCGCCGCCTCCGCCAACGTTGAGGGAGCAGCTCCGGATGTCGGCTGGGTCTCCGACCTCATCAACTGA